In Shinella sp. XGS7, a single genomic region encodes these proteins:
- a CDS encoding PP0621 family protein: MKYLLLILIVGLVFFVLGLKRARPAASQKPAPRPTPSTPSGAQDIVACAECGLHVPRSEALPGRGGHFCSAAHRSAFEARQAP, encoded by the coding sequence ATGAAATACCTGCTTCTGATCCTGATCGTCGGCCTGGTCTTCTTTGTGCTGGGGCTCAAGCGCGCGCGGCCTGCGGCGAGCCAGAAGCCTGCGCCGCGCCCGACGCCCTCAACGCCGTCTGGCGCCCAGGACATCGTGGCCTGTGCCGAGTGCGGCCTGCATGTGCCGCGCAGCGAGGCCCTGCCCGGACGCGGCGGCCATTTCTGCAGCGCGGCGCACCGCAGCGCTTTCGAGGCCCGCCAGGCGCCATGA
- the prmC gene encoding peptide chain release factor N(5)-glutamine methyltransferase, translating to MNGPLSVAAALAQARADGLDRLESQLLLGTLLGVDRAWLLSHDDQALSPEQAARFADWLAQRLQDVPLAYLAGEKEFHGLRLRVNAHTLVPRPDTETLVDWALELLPGLGPAPRVVDLGTGSGAIALALKHGHPAATVSAVDLSEGALAMAAENARRLGLALECLAGDWWQPLTGRRFELIVSNPPYIAGNDPHLPALRHEPRSALTPEGDGLGALRILVAGAPEHLAPGGWLLLEHGYDQAEAVAALLAEAGFEAIALRRDLGDQPRISGGRWPG from the coding sequence ATGAACGGGCCGCTGAGCGTGGCTGCCGCCCTGGCCCAGGCTCGCGCGGACGGCCTAGACCGGCTGGAGAGCCAGCTGCTGCTGGGCACCCTGCTCGGTGTGGACCGCGCCTGGCTGCTGAGTCATGACGATCAGGCCCTGAGCCCCGAGCAGGCCGCGCGCTTTGCCGACTGGCTGGCCCAGCGCCTGCAGGACGTGCCCCTGGCCTATCTGGCCGGCGAGAAGGAATTCCACGGCCTGCGCCTGCGCGTCAACGCCCACACCCTGGTGCCCCGCCCCGATACCGAGACCCTGGTGGACTGGGCCCTGGAGCTGCTGCCCGGTCTGGGCCCGGCCCCGCGGGTGGTAGACCTGGGCACGGGCAGCGGCGCCATCGCCCTGGCGCTCAAGCATGGCCACCCTGCCGCCACGGTCAGCGCCGTGGACCTGAGCGAGGGCGCCCTGGCCATGGCGGCCGAGAATGCGCGCCGCCTGGGTCTGGCCCTGGAGTGCCTGGCCGGCGACTGGTGGCAGCCCCTGACGGGCCGGCGCTTCGAGCTCATCGTCAGCAACCCGCCCTATATCGCCGGGAACGACCCGCATCTGCCCGCCCTGCGCCACGAGCCGCGCAGCGCGCTCACGCCCGAGGGCGATGGCCTGGGGGCGCTGCGCATCCTGGTGGCGGGGGCGCCAGAGCACCTGGCGCCCGGCGGCTGGCTGCTGCTGGAGCATGGCTACGACCAGGCCGAGGCCGTGGCGGCCCTGCTGGCCGAGGCCGGCTTTGAGGCCATCGCCCTGCGCCGGGACCTGGGCGATCAGCCCCGTATCAGCGGCGGCCGCTGGCCGGGCTGA
- the miaB gene encoding tRNA (N6-isopentenyl adenosine(37)-C2)-methylthiotransferase MiaB: protein MKKVFIKTFGCQMNEYDSDKMADVLGAAQGYEKTEDPEQADLILFNTCSVREKAQEKVFSDLGRVKHLKDKGVMIGVGGCVASQEGAAIIERAPYVDVVFGPQTLHRLPQMLAARQELRRPQVDISFPEIEKFDNLPPAKVEGASAFVSIMEGCSKYCSYCVVPYTRGEEVSRPFEDVLTEIAGLADQGVMEINLLGQNVNAYRGKMGDTSEYADLALLLEYAAEIPGIRRLRFTTSHPNEFSPRLIEAYGKVPQLVNHLHLPVQHGSDRILMAMKRGYTALEFKSIVRKLRAIRPDIRLASDFIVGFPGETDEDHAKLMKLVEDVGFDASFSFIFSPRPGTPAANLEDGTPYEVKVRRLQELQAAIEAHAVKISESMVGTRQTILVTGNARKDASELMGRTECNRIVNFKGHPRLMNQLIEVDITQAFPHSLRAEVPLAVEQAPGA, encoded by the coding sequence ATGAAGAAAGTATTCATCAAGACCTTCGGCTGCCAGATGAACGAGTACGACTCGGACAAGATGGCCGATGTGCTGGGCGCCGCCCAAGGCTATGAGAAGACCGAGGACCCCGAGCAGGCCGACCTGATCCTCTTCAACACCTGCTCGGTGCGCGAGAAGGCGCAGGAGAAGGTGTTCAGCGACCTGGGCCGCGTCAAGCACCTCAAGGACAAGGGCGTGATGATCGGCGTGGGCGGCTGCGTGGCCAGCCAGGAGGGCGCGGCCATTATCGAGCGCGCGCCCTATGTGGACGTGGTCTTCGGCCCCCAGACCCTGCACCGCCTGCCCCAGATGCTGGCCGCGCGCCAGGAGCTGCGCCGCCCGCAGGTGGACATCTCCTTTCCCGAGATCGAGAAGTTCGACAATCTGCCGCCCGCCAAGGTGGAGGGCGCCAGCGCCTTCGTGTCCATCATGGAAGGCTGCTCCAAGTACTGCAGCTATTGCGTGGTGCCCTACACCCGCGGCGAGGAGGTCTCGCGCCCCTTCGAGGACGTGCTGACCGAGATCGCCGGCCTGGCCGACCAGGGCGTGATGGAGATCAATCTGCTGGGCCAGAACGTCAATGCCTACCGCGGCAAGATGGGAGACACCAGCGAGTACGCCGACCTGGCCCTGCTGCTGGAGTACGCGGCCGAAATCCCCGGCATCCGCCGCCTGCGCTTCACCACCAGCCACCCCAACGAGTTCAGCCCGCGCCTGATCGAGGCCTACGGCAAGGTGCCCCAGCTGGTGAACCACTTGCACCTGCCGGTGCAGCATGGCAGCGACCGCATCCTGATGGCCATGAAGCGCGGCTACACGGCGCTGGAGTTCAAGAGCATCGTGCGCAAGCTGCGCGCGATCCGACCGGACATCCGCCTGGCCAGCGATTTCATCGTCGGCTTCCCCGGCGAGACCGACGAAGACCACGCCAAGCTGATGAAGCTGGTGGAGGACGTGGGTTTCGACGCCTCCTTCAGCTTCATCTTCAGCCCGCGCCCCGGCACGCCGGCCGCCAATCTGGAGGACGGCACGCCCTACGAGGTCAAGGTGCGCCGCCTGCAGGAGCTGCAGGCCGCCATCGAGGCGCACGCGGTGAAGATCAGCGAGAGCATGGTGGGCACCCGCCAGACCATTCTCGTGACCGGCAATGCCCGCAAGGACGCCAGCGAGCTGATGGGGCGCACCGAGTGCAACCGCATCGTCAACTTCAAGGGCCACCCGCGCCTGATGAACCAGCTGATCGAGGTGGACATCACCCAGGCCTTCCCGCATTCCCTGCGGGCCGAGGTGCCACTGGCGGTGGAGCAGGCGCCGGGCGCCTGA
- the prfA gene encoding peptide chain release factor 1 gives MKDSLRQQFERLAFRLAELDTILADGAVAADMKRYRALSREQAEASGLVERYRRYQQREADLAAAQELLDEPEMAEMAREEIASAQADIADLHEQLQLALIPKDPDDERNAFLEIRAGAGGDESALFAADLARMYLRFAETQGWRCETLSASESDLGGYKELVVRLEGEGVYGRMKFESGGHRVQRVPATESQGRIHTSACTVAVMPEPDEAEEIQLNPADLRIDTFRASGAGGQHVNKTDSAIRITHLPTGLVAECQDDRSQHRNKAKAMAVLAARLRDKDKNERAAKEAAQRKSLVGSGDRSDRIRTYNFPQGRLTDHRINLTLYKLDQIMNGDLGDVLAGLQAAQAAEQLAALEGRA, from the coding sequence ATGAAAGACAGCCTGCGCCAGCAGTTCGAACGCCTGGCCTTCCGCCTCGCCGAGCTCGACACCATCCTTGCCGACGGTGCCGTGGCCGCCGACATGAAGCGCTACCGCGCCCTCAGCCGTGAGCAGGCCGAGGCCAGCGGCCTGGTCGAACGCTACCGCCGCTACCAGCAGCGCGAGGCCGATCTGGCCGCCGCCCAGGAGCTGCTGGACGAGCCCGAGATGGCCGAGATGGCGCGCGAGGAAATCGCCAGCGCCCAGGCCGATATCGCCGATCTGCACGAGCAGCTGCAGCTGGCCCTGATCCCCAAGGATCCGGACGACGAGCGCAATGCCTTTCTGGAAATCCGCGCCGGCGCCGGCGGGGACGAGTCGGCCCTGTTTGCCGCCGATCTGGCCCGCATGTATCTGCGCTTTGCCGAGACCCAGGGCTGGCGCTGCGAGACGCTCTCGGCCAGCGAGTCCGATCTGGGCGGCTACAAGGAGCTGGTGGTGCGCCTGGAGGGCGAGGGCGTGTACGGCCGCATGAAGTTCGAATCCGGCGGCCACCGCGTGCAGCGCGTGCCCGCCACCGAGAGCCAGGGCCGCATCCACACCAGCGCCTGCACCGTGGCCGTGATGCCCGAACCGGACGAGGCCGAGGAGATCCAGCTCAACCCGGCCGATCTGCGCATCGACACCTTCCGCGCCAGCGGTGCCGGCGGTCAGCACGTCAACAAGACCGACTCCGCCATCCGCATCACTCACCTGCCCACCGGCCTGGTGGCCGAGTGCCAGGATGACCGCAGCCAGCACCGCAACAAGGCCAAGGCCATGGCCGTGCTGGCCGCCCGCCTGCGCGACAAGGACAAGAACGAACGCGCCGCCAAGGAAGCCGCCCAGCGCAAAAGCCTGGTGGGCAGTGGTGACCGCAGCGACCGCATCCGCACCTACAACTTCCCCCAGGGCCGGCTCACCGACCACCGCATCAACCTCACGCTCTACAAGCTGGACCAGATCATGAACGGCGATCTGGGCGATGTGCTGGCCGGTCTGCAGGCGGCCCAGGCCGCCGAGCAGCTGGCGGCCCTGGAAGGGCGCGCATGA
- the ffh gene encoding signal recognition particle protein translates to MASTLTERLSQLVKTMRGQARITESNVQDMLREVRMALLEADVALPVVRDFIARVKEKALGQEVVGSLNPGQVLVSVVHKELAATMGEGVADINLAAQPPAIILMAGLQGAGKTTTTAKLTKHLIEKRKKKVLTVSADVYRPAAIEQLKTVTKQAGGEWFPSDAGQKPRDIALAALDYAKKHYFDVLLVDTAGRLAIDEALMAEIKELHATLNPVETLFVVDAMQGQDAINTAKAFKEALPLTGIVLTKLDGDSRGGAALSVRQITGAPIKFAGVSEKIDGLEVFDADRHAGRVLGMGDIVALVEEVTKGVDMAAAEKLASKLKSGDGFDLNDFLAQISQMKKMGGLSGLMDKLPTQMTAKAGAADMDKAERDMKRMEGILNAMSAKERAQPNLLMDGKSKASRKRRIAAGAGVQIQEVNRLLNQFDQMQGMMKKMKGGGLMKMVKRLGGMKGLGGMMPPGMK, encoded by the coding sequence ATGGCCTCCACCCTGACCGAACGCCTGAGCCAGCTCGTCAAAACGATGCGCGGCCAGGCCCGCATCACCGAAAGCAATGTGCAGGACATGCTGCGCGAGGTGCGCATGGCCCTGCTGGAGGCCGACGTGGCCCTGCCGGTGGTGCGCGACTTCATCGCCCGCGTCAAGGAGAAGGCCCTGGGCCAGGAGGTGGTGGGCTCACTCAATCCTGGCCAGGTCCTGGTCTCGGTGGTGCACAAGGAGCTGGCCGCCACCATGGGCGAGGGCGTGGCCGACATCAATCTGGCCGCCCAGCCGCCCGCCATCATCCTGATGGCCGGCCTGCAGGGCGCTGGCAAGACCACCACCACGGCCAAGCTGACCAAGCACCTGATCGAGAAGCGCAAGAAGAAGGTGCTGACGGTCTCGGCCGACGTCTACCGCCCCGCCGCCATCGAGCAGCTCAAGACCGTCACCAAGCAGGCGGGCGGCGAGTGGTTCCCGTCCGACGCGGGACAGAAGCCGCGCGACATCGCCCTGGCGGCGCTGGACTACGCCAAGAAGCATTACTTCGATGTGCTGCTGGTGGACACGGCCGGCCGCCTGGCCATCGACGAGGCCCTGATGGCCGAGATCAAGGAGCTGCACGCCACGCTGAACCCGGTGGAGACGCTCTTCGTGGTCGACGCCATGCAGGGTCAGGATGCGATCAACACGGCCAAGGCCTTCAAGGAAGCCCTGCCCCTGACCGGCATCGTGCTGACCAAGCTGGACGGCGACTCGCGCGGCGGCGCGGCCCTGTCGGTGCGCCAGATCACCGGGGCGCCCATCAAGTTCGCGGGCGTGTCCGAGAAGATCGACGGCCTGGAGGTCTTTGACGCCGACCGCCATGCAGGCCGCGTGCTGGGCATGGGCGATATCGTGGCCCTGGTGGAAGAGGTCACCAAGGGCGTGGACATGGCCGCAGCCGAGAAGCTGGCCAGCAAGCTCAAGAGCGGCGACGGCTTCGACCTGAACGATTTCCTGGCCCAGATCTCCCAGATGAAGAAGATGGGCGGCCTCTCGGGCCTGATGGACAAGCTGCCCACCCAGATGACGGCCAAGGCCGGCGCCGCCGACATGGACAAGGCCGAGCGCGACATGAAGCGCATGGAGGGCATCCTCAACGCCATGTCGGCCAAGGAACGCGCTCAGCCGAATCTGCTGATGGACGGCAAGAGCAAGGCCAGCCGCAAGCGCCGCATCGCCGCCGGTGCCGGTGTGCAGATCCAGGAGGTCAACCGCCTGCTGAATCAGTTCGACCAGATGCAGGGCATGATGAAGAAGATGAAGGGCGGCGGCCTGATGAAGATGGTCAAGCGCCTGGGGGGCATGAAGGGCCTGGGCGGGATGATGCCGCCAGGCATGAAGTAA
- a CDS encoding PAS domain-containing sensor histidine kinase, translating into MSEAAATPSQPSERRRVERRGGGDRRRHERRGPAAGRSSWFGMAGASEMPGPDGETEAGTPGAAESRRFFRPARRLSEAGGNAFQRLYSACLSARVALGLALLAMQLLGSVLGAEPVRGALELSLVYTALALLLRMLPRWQRGVSVRSFARLSSPRWWASIGLDLALFGVLHAMDRVSSVSYGALLVMPVLMAGLLTPRLLTLATAALAALLVLGVAAWAVAHGTEPALRMTQAGLAGVGFFVTGLLASEMANRLAREERAARGSLELARQQAQLSRLVIEQMQEGVLVVDRRGHVRAANPAARALLSGAQMVRSAPFQLRGVAAWDPLVAAVEQAFAEGSWPAEGRDVSLQLEGGEARGLRLRMRFTQRREGQGSEDLCVLFVEDVRNVLARSRQEKLAAMGRISAGIAHEIRNPLAAIDQANALLAEDCANEQARRLTAMVASNVQRLKRIVDDVMEVAPGVLPQPQPLDASALVRECCEDWARTNRLPRDGEGPLLLSLPPQVLPVLFEPEHLRRVLVNLLDNALRHAEPGPGSVQLSLRAQSESSVQLSVFSAGPSLPPEVERHLFEPFFSTRSRGSGLGLYICRELCERYGGRIDYQRQRAVGHAGNEFIITLRRLPADALSSPAS; encoded by the coding sequence ATGAGCGAGGCCGCGGCCACGCCGTCCCAGCCCTCCGAGCGTCGGCGGGTCGAGCGCCGAGGCGGCGGCGACCGGCGCCGGCACGAGCGTCGCGGCCCGGCCGCTGGGCGCAGCAGCTGGTTCGGGATGGCGGGCGCGAGCGAGATGCCAGGGCCGGACGGCGAGACCGAGGCTGGCACCCCGGGGGCCGCCGAGTCCCGGCGCTTCTTCCGGCCGGCGCGGCGCCTGTCCGAGGCGGGGGGTAACGCCTTCCAGCGCCTTTACAGCGCCTGCCTGTCGGCGCGCGTGGCCCTGGGGCTGGCCCTGCTGGCCATGCAGCTGCTGGGCAGCGTACTGGGGGCGGAGCCGGTGCGCGGCGCGCTGGAACTGAGCCTGGTCTATACCGCCCTGGCCCTGCTGCTGCGCATGCTGCCGCGCTGGCAGCGCGGGGTGTCGGTGCGCTCCTTCGCACGCCTGAGCAGTCCGCGCTGGTGGGCCAGCATCGGCCTGGACCTGGCCTTGTTCGGCGTCCTGCATGCCATGGACCGTGTGTCCTCGGTCAGCTATGGCGCCCTGCTGGTGATGCCGGTGCTGATGGCGGGCCTGCTCACGCCGCGCCTGCTGACCCTGGCCACGGCGGCGCTCGCGGCCTTGCTGGTGCTGGGGGTGGCCGCCTGGGCCGTGGCCCATGGCACGGAGCCGGCCCTGCGCATGACGCAGGCCGGCCTGGCCGGCGTGGGCTTCTTCGTGACCGGTTTGCTGGCCAGCGAGATGGCCAACCGCCTGGCCCGCGAGGAGCGTGCCGCGCGGGGCAGCCTGGAGCTGGCGCGCCAGCAGGCCCAGCTCAGCCGCCTGGTGATCGAGCAGATGCAGGAAGGCGTGCTGGTGGTGGACCGGCGCGGCCATGTGCGGGCTGCCAATCCGGCCGCGCGCGCCCTGCTCTCGGGGGCGCAGATGGTGCGCAGCGCGCCCTTTCAGCTGCGTGGGGTGGCCGCCTGGGATCCCCTGGTGGCCGCGGTGGAGCAGGCTTTTGCCGAGGGCAGCTGGCCCGCCGAGGGACGCGATGTGAGCCTGCAGCTGGAGGGGGGCGAGGCGCGCGGACTGCGCCTGCGCATGCGCTTCACCCAGCGCCGCGAGGGGCAGGGCAGCGAAGACCTGTGCGTGCTCTTCGTGGAGGATGTGCGCAATGTGCTGGCGCGCAGCCGGCAGGAGAAGCTGGCGGCCATGGGCCGCATCTCGGCCGGTATCGCGCACGAGATCCGCAACCCCCTGGCCGCCATCGACCAGGCCAATGCCCTGCTGGCCGAGGACTGTGCCAACGAGCAGGCGCGCCGGCTCACGGCCATGGTGGCCTCCAATGTGCAGCGCCTCAAGCGCATCGTGGACGATGTGATGGAGGTGGCGCCCGGCGTGCTGCCCCAGCCTCAGCCCCTGGACGCCAGCGCCCTGGTGCGCGAATGCTGCGAGGACTGGGCCCGCACCAACCGCCTGCCGCGCGACGGCGAAGGGCCTCTGCTGCTGAGCCTGCCGCCCCAGGTGCTGCCGGTGCTCTTCGAACCCGAGCATCTGCGCCGGGTGCTGGTGAATCTGCTGGACAACGCGCTGCGCCATGCCGAACCCGGCCCGGGCTCGGTGCAGCTGAGCCTGCGTGCGCAGAGCGAGAGCAGCGTGCAGCTCTCGGTCTTCAGCGCCGGGCCGTCCCTGCCGCCCGAGGTGGAGCGCCATCTCTTCGAGCCCTTCTTCTCCACCCGCAGCCGCGGCTCGGGCCTGGGTCTCTATATCTGTCGCGAACTCTGCGAGCGCTACGGCGGCCGCATCGACTACCAGCGCCAGCGCGCGGTGGGCCATGCCGGCAATGAGTTCATCATCACCCTGCGTCGCCTGCCGGCGGACGCGCTGAGCAGTCCCGCATCATGA
- the ftsY gene encoding signal recognition particle-docking protein FtsY — MFSFFKKKFGGGGNAAPAPQPAAEPVSAPAPVAAVEPAPAPVLPPPAAVTPPAVAEVAVPAAAHAPAPVVVATAPAPAPSPEPEPVEAPVARRSWLDKLRAGLRKTGSSIAQVFTGTQIDDALYEELEAALLMADTGVKATEFLLEDLKRRVKEAKATDPAAVRGLLAEALSELLRPLEKPLSVGEHTPTVMMVVGVNGAGKTTSIGKLTRHLAEAEQKVLLAAADTFRAAAREQLSVWADRTQVEIVSQEGGDPSAVTFDAVVAGRARGCDVVIADTAGRLPTQLHLMEELKKIRRVIGKAQEGAPHEVLLVVDGNTGQNALTQVKAFDDALGLTGLIVTKLDGTAKGGVLAAIARERPIPVYFIGVGEKLEDLQTFSAREFAQALLE, encoded by the coding sequence ATGTTCAGTTTCTTCAAGAAGAAGTTCGGCGGAGGCGGCAATGCGGCCCCGGCGCCCCAGCCCGCTGCCGAGCCGGTGAGCGCTCCCGCGCCCGTCGCGGCCGTCGAGCCCGCACCGGCGCCCGTGCTCCCGCCGCCCGCTGCCGTCACTCCCCCGGCGGTGGCTGAGGTGGCAGTTCCTGCTGCCGCGCACGCCCCGGCGCCTGTTGTCGTCGCGACCGCGCCTGCTCCCGCCCCGTCACCTGAGCCCGAGCCCGTCGAGGCGCCGGTGGCGCGCCGCAGCTGGCTGGACAAGCTGCGCGCCGGCCTGCGCAAGACCGGCTCCAGCATCGCCCAGGTCTTCACCGGCACCCAGATCGACGACGCGCTCTATGAAGAGCTGGAGGCGGCCCTGCTGATGGCGGACACGGGCGTCAAGGCCACGGAGTTTCTGCTGGAAGACCTGAAGCGTCGGGTGAAGGAGGCCAAGGCCACTGACCCAGCCGCCGTGCGCGGCCTGCTGGCCGAGGCGCTGAGCGAGCTGCTGCGTCCGCTGGAGAAGCCGCTGAGCGTGGGCGAGCACACGCCCACGGTGATGATGGTGGTGGGCGTCAATGGCGCGGGCAAGACCACCAGCATCGGCAAGCTGACCCGCCATCTGGCCGAGGCCGAGCAGAAGGTGCTGCTGGCCGCGGCCGACACCTTCCGCGCCGCGGCGCGCGAGCAGCTCTCGGTCTGGGCCGATCGCACGCAGGTGGAGATCGTCAGCCAGGAGGGCGGCGACCCCTCGGCCGTGACCTTCGATGCCGTGGTGGCCGGCCGCGCGCGTGGCTGCGATGTGGTGATTGCCGACACCGCCGGCCGCCTGCCCACCCAGCTGCATCTGATGGAGGAGCTCAAGAAGATCCGCCGTGTGATCGGCAAGGCCCAGGAGGGCGCGCCGCACGAGGTGCTGCTGGTGGTGGACGGCAATACCGGCCAGAACGCGCTCACCCAGGTCAAGGCCTTTGATGATGCCTTGGGCCTGACCGGCCTGATCGTCACCAAGCTGGACGGCACGGCCAAGGGCGGTGTGCTGGCCGCCATCGCCCGCGAGCGGCCCATCCCGGTCTACTTCATCGGCGTGGGCGAGAAGCTGGAGGACCTGCAGACCTTCAGCGCGCGGGAGTTTGCGCAGGCCTTGCTGGAGTAA
- a CDS encoding inner membrane protein YpjD codes for MILSFASSGLPGMLLAASSLLALLAYAAVALSPEKAGDGPRLRGLLVLAWGAHLLALVLDIAGIGASQPGARFGFAPALSMTIWLVLAVYMVESRLVPLPSARRVLAVLAALGVLLAALYPGESRPLAASPWAPLHWVLGLASYGLFGVAVLHAVLLNRAERQMRLKKPAPGQGLAPLGMPLLRLERLTFQFVGAGVVVLSLALLLGWWFTPQWRWDHKNLLSVLGWLVLTGLLTGRRVFGWRGRRATRWLYLGAALLLLAYAGSRFVLEVLLQRAGGTY; via the coding sequence ATGATTTTATCGTTCGCCTCCTCGGGCCTGCCCGGCATGCTGCTGGCCGCCAGCAGTCTGCTGGCCTTGCTGGCCTATGCCGCGGTGGCGCTGAGCCCCGAAAAGGCAGGCGATGGCCCCCGTCTGCGCGGTCTGCTCGTGCTGGCCTGGGGCGCCCATCTGCTGGCCTTGGTGCTGGATATCGCGGGCATCGGCGCCAGCCAGCCGGGCGCACGCTTCGGCTTTGCGCCGGCCCTGTCCATGACCATCTGGCTGGTGCTGGCCGTCTATATGGTGGAAAGCCGCCTGGTGCCCCTGCCCAGCGCACGCCGGGTGCTGGCGGTGCTGGCGGCCCTGGGCGTGCTGCTGGCCGCGCTCTATCCGGGCGAAAGCCGCCCGCTGGCAGCTTCGCCCTGGGCGCCCCTGCACTGGGTGCTGGGCCTGGCCTCCTACGGGCTTTTTGGCGTGGCCGTGCTGCACGCGGTCCTGCTGAATCGGGCCGAGCGCCAGATGCGCCTGAAGAAGCCCGCGCCCGGGCAAGGCCTGGCCCCGCTGGGCATGCCCCTGCTGCGCCTGGAGCGCCTGACCTTCCAGTTCGTGGGGGCGGGGGTGGTGGTGCTGTCCCTGGCCCTGCTGCTGGGCTGGTGGTTCACGCCGCAATGGCGCTGGGACCACAAGAACCTGCTCTCGGTGCTGGGCTGGCTGGTGCTGACGGGGCTGCTGACTGGCCGCCGCGTGTTCGGCTGGCGCGGCCGCCGTGCCACGCGCTGGCTCTACCTGGGGGCGGCCCTGCTGCTGCTGGCCTATGCCGGCTCGCGCTTTGTGCTGGAAGTGCTGCTGCAACGTGCCGGCGGCACCTACTGA
- the hemA gene encoding glutamyl-tRNA reductase: MSVFALSLNHHSAPLDLRGRFAFSLEQLAPTLLGLRQQLNPGPRPGAPEAALLSTCNRTELYVAGPSELVRPAVDWLAGVGGVGSSALMDHAYVLEGSAAARHAFRVASGLDSMVLGEPQILGQMKQAVREADQAGTLGTTLHQLFQRSFSVAKEVRTSTEIGSHSISMAAASVRLAAQLFEDLSKIKVLFIGAGEMIELVATHFAAKTPRHMAIANRTLERGEKLAGRISAEALRLADLPQRLHEFDAVISCTASSLPLIGLGAVERALKNRKHRPMFMVDLAVPRDIEPEVAQLDDVYLYTVDDLSGIVQSAGQKRQAAVQQAEAIVEAGVQSFVHWLGQRHTVPLIQALQAQTDDWRQHEIARARKLLARGEDVDAVLDALSRGLTQKMLHGALAELHASEGEQRMQLAQTVSRLFLRNSARNPAES; this comes from the coding sequence ATGAGCGTTTTTGCCCTCAGCCTGAACCACCACTCCGCGCCGCTGGATCTGCGCGGCCGGTTTGCGTTCTCGCTGGAGCAACTGGCCCCCACCCTGCTGGGCCTGCGCCAACAGCTGAACCCCGGTCCGCGCCCCGGCGCCCCCGAGGCCGCCCTGCTCTCCACCTGCAACCGCACCGAGCTTTATGTGGCTGGCCCCAGCGAGCTGGTGCGCCCGGCCGTGGACTGGCTGGCCGGCGTGGGCGGCGTGGGCAGCAGCGCGCTGATGGACCATGCTTATGTGCTGGAAGGCAGCGCCGCCGCGCGCCATGCCTTCCGCGTGGCCAGCGGTCTGGACTCCATGGTGCTGGGCGAGCCCCAGATCCTGGGCCAGATGAAGCAGGCCGTGCGCGAGGCCGACCAGGCCGGCACCCTGGGCACCACCCTGCACCAGCTCTTTCAGCGCAGCTTCTCGGTGGCCAAGGAGGTACGCACCTCCACCGAGATCGGCAGCCACTCCATCAGCATGGCCGCCGCCTCGGTGCGCCTGGCGGCCCAGCTCTTTGAAGACCTCAGCAAGATCAAAGTGCTCTTCATCGGCGCCGGCGAGATGATCGAGCTGGTGGCCACGCATTTCGCGGCCAAGACGCCGCGCCATATGGCCATCGCCAACCGCACGCTGGAGCGTGGCGAGAAGCTGGCCGGCCGCATCTCGGCCGAGGCCCTGCGCCTGGCCGATCTGCCCCAGCGCCTGCATGAATTCGATGCGGTGATCTCCTGCACCGCCTCCAGCCTGCCCCTGATCGGCCTGGGCGCCGTGGAGCGCGCGCTGAAGAACCGCAAGCACCGGCCCATGTTCATGGTGGACCTGGCCGTGCCCCGCGATATCGAGCCCGAGGTGGCCCAGCTGGACGACGTCTACCTCTACACCGTGGACGACCTTTCCGGCATCGTGCAGAGCGCCGGCCAGAAGCGTCAGGCCGCTGTGCAGCAGGCCGAGGCCATCGTCGAGGCCGGCGTGCAGAGCTTTGTGCACTGGCTGGGTCAGCGCCACACCGTGCCCCTGATCCAGGCCCTGCAGGCCCAGACCGATGACTGGCGCCAGCACGAGATTGCCCGCGCCCGCAAGCTGCTGGCCCGCGGCGAGGATGTGGATGCGGTGCTGGACGCGCTCTCGCGCGGCCTGACCCAGAAGATGCTGCACGGCGCCCTGGCCGAGCTGCATGCCAGCGAGGGCGAGCAGCGCATGCAGCTGGCCCAGACGGTGTCGCGCCTGTTCCTGCGCAACAGCGCGCGCAACCCGGCCGAGTCCTAG